The genome window TGAGGGTGTATCTAACAACAATTATATACAAACAGAAGAAATTTGTTTTTTCGAGGAAAGCGGTATGCAATTCACATCTCAAATTGCTATCAGTAAAAACTTATACCCTTCGGGAAGTAAAATTTATATTATTGCTTATGGATGCCATCTGCATGATAATGGGTATTATGACATCATGTCAAATCAGTATAGATATTCAAGCTTAGGAATTGGGTCTAACAAAGTAAGTATTACTATCCCATAATCCCTTTATTTATCAAAGAAATTAACCAAATGCAAATGTTTATGAAAAATAAAGAAATCGTTTTCTATTTTATATTTTCAATATTCCTATTGAATGCCTGTAAAGTAGAAACAAAGTATAATATTCCTTCAGGAGAATTGATTGGTTACGTAGTTCTTTTTGATTCTGAACTAGAACCACTATCTGATAATAGTGGTGTAAAAGTAACATTGGAAACAAACAAGCCTTTAATTGAAATTACAACAGATGAATCCGGTCAATTTTTATTTGATGATATAAGCAGCGAAACATATAATATAGTTTTCGAAAAAGAAGGATATTGTCTGCATAAAATTATTAGCTATCAATTCGTTGGTGGCAATAAACCTTCTACAGTTGGGCAAATAGCTTTATATACTTTGCCAAATTTTCAAATTGATAGTATAAAAATATCTGACCTTGAAATACCAAATAAAGTGTGTCTTTTAATTACAGCAAAAATTTTGAATCAATATGAAAATACCCATTCTTGTTGTAGGCTTTATTTAAGCAATGAACAAGATGTTTCATTCAACAATTATGTTTGGACGGACGATTGTTATATTAATACTGATAATACCTTATCCCAAACTATCTATATTGATACAATGCAGTTTGCAATTGGTTCGGAACTAAATTTAATCATTTATCCAGCAACAGAAACTTATCAATATTATATAGATATTAATACAGGAAATAGAATTTACACTTCCATTAATAATAACAAACCTTCAGAAGTAATAAGTTTTATTGTTCCCGAAGCAGCGTCCTCCTTATGGCTAAAATAATCATTTAATAAATCAAAAATGAAAATTCTTAAGATTATTATTCTGTCAAGTTTCATTTTGTTTCTTTTTGGATGTGGAAAGAAAGAAAAAGCTATTTTACCAAGTGGCAATATTGTTGGATTTGTAGAACTTGTGGATGAAAACGGAAACATGTATAAAGAAAAAGAGGGTGTAAACGTATCAATTGAATATCCTTCAGAATCGACAATAACAAATGAATATGGAAGATTTGAGTTTTGGGAGATTCTTGCTGGAACATATAATTTAAATTTTAATAAGGAAGGTTTTGGCACTTATAAAAAATTTGGATATCAATTTATTGGTGGAAACGTTCCGGCTTTGTTATATACAACTTATCTTTATGAGCTTCCAAATATTGAGATTCAAAGCCTTAATGTTTCATATTATAATAATACTATTAATATTTCTGGGATTATATCAGAAACAAGTCATTATTCTGTACAGAGCTTCATTAATGACAGTTCAAATGTTTCATATTTAAATTATGACTTCACTTCTGCTAGACATAATCATGCTTTTGGTTTGCCTACAAATCAGATTTCTCATTATATTTGTTTAAATGGAACACATTATTCCTATGGCGATGAAGTATATTTAGTATTGTATTTCATCAACTATTATGAAGACTGGCAATATTATGATTATGACAAAGAAGCATATATTTATTCAAGTTATAAACAAGCTTCAAATGTTATATATCTGGTTCTTTAGAAAAAGGAAGTAATGATTTGTTATGTTAACCTCTATAATGCAACCCTCTTAGTTGCTGCAAAATTTTAATTTAGAAAAAATAACATGTGGTTTATATATTATGATAATTATTATCGTAAAACTTTACTCTTTTTTATACTGGTTCTGCTTTCTTTAAAAAAAGGATTTTTTTTTAAGCATCCTTTTTAAAAAATTATTATGCTTAATTCTTCATAATCTCAGCTTTTGTTCTCATACCAGTTTTTAAGCTAATAGCAAATCCTCCTGCCGGATAAAAATAATGGAATGAAGGATAATTTGTTCCTTCATACCATACATTATAAGTACAACTAAATGTTCGATATTCAAGATTATAGTTTCCTACGCCATCAACAGAGCCTACTACACCATCTCCAAAAGTAAATGATTGTGAAGGAATGACAATTGTCTGAGAACTATCACCTGAAAAGTCGTAATAAATAGTGGCACCTGAATATGCCCAATCCCAAAAATTATCATTATGGATGCGATTCTCAACGACTGGATCAGATATAAAATTTACATAATACATACCATAACCTTCTTCGTCACAAGTATAAGCACCTAGGAAAACAGATATATCAGAGTTCACATTATATGGATTCAAAAGAGTTATTATCTGTGAGGAAAAATAAGGAACTGTATCAAATACGCCTGGAATTAAATTTAACTTCAGAATTACAGATTTCGCAAATGGAAGAGTTTTGTATAGCAATGCAATATAGATTTTTCCTTCAGTAGAATTTGCCAGAATAATGAAACTATCAGCTGATAATTCATAATGAATACCAGAAATTGCATTTATTGTGTCTTCTATTTCAATAATTGTTTCTATCTCATAACCTAATGAAATATCATAGGGACGAATTGAACCAACCGTCATTATCGAAATTTCATATATATTGTTATAAAATTCTCCCAAAGAGTCTGGTTCTACTGTAAAAGTATTAATTGGAGAAACGAAAGACACATAAGTCGGATCTACAATGTTAATCGAACTATTCATTAATTCGTTATCGGTTTTTTGTTTTTCACATGAATTAAAAACAACTATTGCTAAAAACAATAAGTATAAAGGAAATATCAAATTTTTCAAAATCTTAGGTTTTCATTGTTGTATAATATTTATTTATAGGGAATTACATTGACTTTGATAAAATGGAAATTAATCTTTAGTAATATCAAAATTTCCATAAAAATCAATTCTTATAGTCCACTCATGTGTTCCATCTCCTTCGACAGAGATAGATCCGAAAATTGAAGCGCCGCCAACAAGCGTGCCCACTATTGAATGAGTAGCCTCTTCAATATCTTGAAAAGTCGTTGTTTCTCCAAAAATTATATAACCAAAACTATTACTACCGACATAAAAACTTGATATCTCAAAAGGACAATTGTTTTCAATTCTTACTTTATGATCCGGTGGATCTACTTCCTCTTTTGAGCATGAAGTAACTAATGCAATTAATAATATGACTAAATAAACTATTGGCTTTCTCATATCAAAATGTTTTATTAATTATTTGAAACAAATTTAACTAATAATTGATAAAAAAAAGGATTGTTAATATGTAACAATCCTTTTTTTCTATAATAATCTCATTTGATTAATTCTTCATAATCTCAGCTTTTGTTTGACTGATTATTGTTGCACT of Bacteroidota bacterium contains these proteins:
- a CDS encoding carboxypeptidase regulatory-like domain-containing protein; protein product: MKILKIIILSSFILFLFGCGKKEKAILPSGNIVGFVELVDENGNMYKEKEGVNVSIEYPSESTITNEYGRFEFWEILAGTYNLNFNKEGFGTYKKFGYQFIGGNVPALLYTTYLYELPNIEIQSLNVSYYNNTINISGIISETSHYSVQSFINDSSNVSYLNYDFTSARHNHAFGLPTNQISHYICLNGTHYSYGDEVYLVLYFINYYEDWQYYDYDKEAYIYSSYKQASNVIYLVL